Genomic DNA from Perca flavescens isolate YP-PL-M2 chromosome 14, PFLA_1.0, whole genome shotgun sequence:
ccatcagcttctgttgcCATCggaccaacacatttatgtgttttgacaTGAGAACGCCAGGCAAATCTTCtgttacaaacactgcagctgaatcttttctctcctgtgtggactacCATGTGTAACCGTAAATATCCTCTCTgagtaaaagatttcttacagactgagcagctgaaaggtttttctcttGTGTGTGTTCTCATGTGTTTGTTTAAATCTCCACGCTGtataaaagatttcttacagactgagcagctgaaaggtttttctccagAATGAGTCATCATGTGTTTCTTCAGAGTTCCACGTTCAGTGAAAGCTTTACCACACTGagagcagctaaaaggtttctctcctgtgtgggttctcatgtgtttctgtaaatgtcCACACTGtataaaagatttcttacaaactgagcagctgaaaggcttctctcctgtgtgagttttCGTGCGTTTCCTAAGATGTTCCTTCCAGCCAAATCGTTTATCACAACGTGAGCTGCTGAATGTTTTGgactctggctcctgctggtccacactggagctacactcctgctgctcaggggaacctcttctttaaccaccaacagctgattaacatctgcaggaaacacatACAGAGAAATGTTGTGGAACTGTATCTTATCACCTGGATTGTGATTGTTATAAAGAAATACTGGTTGTTCAGTCAgttacatctacactactagtCTTCCTTTTCAGCCTTGGAAAACTGTTGGAAATGCTGCTGACTGACATATTAGGGCCCTCATGTGGTGAAATAATGCAATTGCGCTGTTGAGAACAAAGTAGCGCAGTCAGTAATAAAGAGGCATAACCAGTGCTTAATCCTGGAGCGCAGAGGGGGGGGTGGATCCAAAGACTCAAAACGGGGGTTGGAGATaacggaaaaacatttttttacactGCCTACGTATCTTCTCTgactaaaaaaacctaaactatgctgtgtgtacatcagggctatgtttatttttatatcaGAACACGCACTGCATCGGTGcgaaatgtaaaagaaaaaaaagaatacaatgcaacaatcgttttcacaagcagcaattatccatcagactattaaattaaccaacaaaaaaaaaacagcgtgGTCTGCACATTCTTGATCGGCAGAAACAGTTTTTGCTCGTTTGGGATCCGATCCTGGCCAGCATATTTGAAAaagttaagcaaactttgttgtctttttgacatttttcccttGACTGAAACGAGGCTATATCCGCACAAGGGCTTATGTCACCAGAAGTGCAGCGCTGCGCTGTTGAAGtgtctcccctccctctgtcttaccctgaaaattcacctcaaaacgc
This window encodes:
- the LOC114567669 gene encoding gastrula zinc finger protein XlCGF71.1-like, giving the protein AVYNPQLRLHRAALPPDDKSQIVIKEEQQECSSSVDQQECSSSVDQQECSSSVDQQEPESKTFSSSRCDKRFGWKEHLRKRTKTHTGEKPFSCSVCKKSFIQCGHLQKHMRTHTGEKPFSCSQCGKAFTERGTLKKHMMTHSGEKPFSCSVCKKSFIQRGDLNKHMRTHTREKPFSCSVCKKSFTQRGYLRLHMVVHTGEKRFSCSVCNRRFAWRSHVKTHKCVGPMATEADGEDCGGPEPA